From the genome of Candidatus Binatus sp.:
AAGCGGACTTCCTTGCCCTCCATGTTGCCGCCGCTTTGCGTTGCGGAGGCATGTTGATCGATTCCGATCTTGCTGAATTGCGCGTTGCCGTGTTGCTCAGCCCGGATGGCTGTGGCCGCACCGGCGAGAAACAGAATCGACATCACCGCGAACAGCGCCCATCCCTGCCGCCGGTCGCCGACCATCTTGCCGAAGGTGTGGGTCAGGCCCGCGCCGATCGAGAAGATCGCGAGCATCTCGATCAGGTTCGTCAGCGGCGTCGGATTCTCGTACGGATGCGCCGAGTTGGCGTTCATGAAGCCGCCGCCGTTGGTGCCGAGCTCCTTGATTATTTCCTGGGAGGCCACCGGCCCTTCGGCGATCGTCTGCGAAGCGCCCTCGAGCGTCGTCGCATTTACATACGGACTGAAGTTGTCCGGCACACCCTGCCAAACGAGAACCAGTGCGAAGATGACGGAGATCGGAATCAGCACCCACAACGTCGCGCGAATGAGATCGACCCAGAAGTTACCGATCGTCTTGGCGCTGCGCCGCGCGAATCCGCGAATCACCGCCGCCGCCATCGCGATTCCAGCCGCCGCCGAGAGAAAGTTGTGCGACGTGAGCCCGACCATCTGCGTCAGATAACTCAGCGTCTGCTCGCCCGAGTATGCCTGCCAGTTGGTATTGGTGGTGAAGCTTGCGGCGGTGTTGAAGGCAAGTCCCGCCGGCACCCCGGCCAGGCCCTGCGGATTCAGCGGCAGGTAATATTGGAGCCGCTGCAGCGCGTACAGGAAGATCATCGAGATCAGGCTGAACGCGAGCATCGACACCGCGTATCCCGCCCAGCCCATCTCGACGCCGGGGTTTATCCCGCAGACCCTGTAGATCAATCTCTCGATTGGCGAGAGCACCGGGTCCAGAAAGGTGCGCTCATTGGAGAACACTCGCGCCATGTACAGGCCCAATGGCACGCTGATCGCCGTGACGATCAAGAAAAACGCAATGAGCTGAATAACCGAATTGGATAGCATGTAGGTATGTACCGGCTAGTGCGGTTCAGAATCTTTCCGGGTGGATCAACGCGTAAATCAAGTAAGCGCCCAGCAACACGGCGCACACCCCGCCGAGAATCGTTTCAACCGGGCTCATAAATTGTCGCACCCCCAAACGTAGGCGATCGCGATCGCAAAAAAGGCGATGCTCCCGAAAATTGAAATCAAATCCCACATAATGCTTCCCGACTTAGTAAAGTTTAATGCGGCTTGTTAGTGCGGACGCAGTTCGGAGCGACAAGAGTGTTCCGGCCGTAACCAGGCAGCGTGGCCGTCCGATCCGTCCGGTACTTTTGAACGGCTATGCCTCCGTCCCGTCTGTTGCGACGGGATTATGAGCACCACGCGTGCCAATGCGGAAACGCAGATTCCACAAGGGTTTTTGCATCCTTCAGTCGCACGGCATTTCAAAATGCACCATGCTTTTCAATGCAAATTTCATCGAAATTGCCGACACGCGATCCGCAAACCTCTCGATTTTCTTTCCGAGAGATCGTCGATTATCATTAGAGAGAACACCACTATGGCACGACAAAAGAGAGAAATTCCGCCGGTTCATCCCGGCGAGATCCTTAGCGAGGAATTCCTGAGGCCGCTGGGTCTCAGCATGAATCAGCTTGCGTTGGCGCTGCGTGTGCCCGGCAATCGGATCAACGCGATCGTCGCGGGCCAGCGCGCAATCACCGCCGACACCGCACTAAGGCTTGGCCGATACTTCGGGACCTCGCCGCAGTTCTGGATCAATCTGCAGGCGGGTTACGATTTGGAGAACACTAAGGACAAGCTGGCGGCTCGGATTGATCGCGAGGTTCGCCCTCGTGAGCGAGCAGCCTGAAAGAACAGCCGCCGCGGCGGAATAACGATTCAACCGGCTGTTGTGATAGTATGTTGACTGAGAGTTAGCGGCGGAATCTGCGCCGTTTGAATGGGGTGTAATGTTATCCGGTAGCCCCAAAAATCAGATGAGCGACAGATTCCACGCAATCTTGCTCTCGACCGTTCTGTTGATTGCAGGCACGCTTCTCGATGCAGATCACGCCCGCAATGCGACAGCGTCAGAGTCGAGCGATTCAAATAACAGTGTCGCTGAATACCTCGATGGCGCAACAGAAAACACGCGCGGGGAGGATCATCGGCAGGTACTCAAACAAGCCTTGACCGACATGCTCGATCTGCCGGTCAAGAAACTCCGCGAAAAGACTTATCCGGACTATGAGATGCGTCCGGACGCTTGGTCGATAACCGTGATCCTGGAGCGTTACATTGTGCCCAAGCGCCAGGATATGACGATCGGAGACGGCAAGTTTTTTGATGATATGAAAAAGCCGGAGGCGCAACGAGCGATCCATGCATGGTTAGACGAGATGAATCGGGAGGGCATAACGAGCTCCGGGTCAACGCGCCCTCGCAACATCGTGGAAGACTACCTCAATGGCGCCGAAGAACAGTCCGAAACCGATGAACAGCGAGTCGTAATCAAGCAAGCCTTCCTCGATATGCTCATTGAACCCATCGAGAGTCTTCGGAAGAAGCGCTATCCGGACTATCAGATGCACCCTCACAAGTGGCCGATTACGGAGGTCCTGTACCACTATTTCGTTCCTGCTCCAGGGTACATCGGGTTCGACGGCGGCGAGTGTTTTCGCGACGTGAAGAAGCCCGGAGCCCAAGAAATGATTCAAAAGTGGCTCGACCACATGGATAACCCTGACGGCACGAACGGTCCGGATCGAGAAGAACGGCCGTAACCAAAACACGCCCGCCGTTCAGAGATTTATCTGCTGGTTTTTGTGCCGTCGGACGTACCAGCACGGACTGTAACCCAGGTGCGGGAATATCGAATTAACGCAGGTCTGAGCCTCAGGCTCGCCCGGTTCGAATTCGGTCTTGCCGCTCTTCTGAGGCACTGCGTAGAACTTGTTGATCTGCACGGTTCCGAAAGGCTCTCGGCTGGCGGGAATTCGATACTTAACTGAAATAAATTCGCCGACGTAATAGATACATACTAACACTACTGCTGCAGTGGCTATTCGTTTGAGTAATGGAGCGGCGTTGCGCATCGTCGTGGAAAAAAACGAAAACGGCCGGCATTCGGCGATGCCGGCCGTTCTAACAGCTCCGCAAAGATCCGGGATTCTCCGCTCAGAATGACGACGCGGCTAGCCGATCTGGCTGCCGACCACCGACACAAAGCTGACGCATCGGCCCGGCGCGCCGCCTAAATTGTGCGTCAATCCGAGTTTCGGATTCTTGATCTGACGCGGTCCCGCCTCACCGCGCAGCTGCAGCCACATCTCGTACATCATGCGCAGGCCCGACGCGCCGATCGGATGACCGAACGACTTGAGACCGCCGTCCGGATTGACCGGCAGCTTGCCTTCGAGATCGAAAAACCCGTCCATCACGTCCTGCCATGCGGTCCCGCGCGGGCTGAAGCCGAAATCCTCGTAGAGCACGAGTTCGGTGGGCGTGAAGCAGTCGTGGACCTCGGCCATGCTGATTTGTTCGCGAGGATTGGTGATGCCCGCCTGCGCGTACGCGTCTTTGGCGCTGGCGACGACTTCACGGAAGGTCGTGAAATCGTAGTCCTGCGACAGCGGTCCTTCCGCCGGCCCCGCGATGAACGAGAGCGCCTTTATGTAGATGGGATTCTTGCAGTACTTGTGCGCGTCTTCGGCGCGGACCACGATCGCGGCCGCGGAGCCGTCGGACACGCCCGAGCAATCCATGATTCCGAGCGGGTCGGCAATCTTAGGCGAGTTCTTGATTGCCTCGAGCGATACTTCCTTCTGGAACTGCGCCTTGGGATTTTTCGCGCCGTTCTTGTGATTCTTCCACGCGATCCGCGTCAGCACGTCCTTGCCCTTGTCGGGGTCGAGTCCGTACTTTTTGAAATACGCCGGCGCCAGCAGCGAGAACGACGCGGGCGCCGTCATGCTGCCCTCGGTGCCGTCGTTGGGCGGATTGTTGATCACCAATCCCGAGTAGCCTGAGTCCTTGAGCTTCTCGACCCCGATCGCCATCGCGATGTCGAACGCGCCCGACGCGACCGCGTAGCACGCCTGCCGCAACGCCTCCGATCCCGTCGCGCACATGTTCTCGACGCGAGTGACCGGCTTGTACTGAATCTTGAGCGGCTCGGAGAGCGTCAGGCCCGAGATTCCCGACCCCATGGTGCCGAGCCAGTACGCGTCGACGTCGTTGGGCTCGACGCCCGCCGACTCATAGGCCTGGTACGCGGCATCCACCAGCAGGTCCTCCGTCCCCTTGTCCCAAAGCTCACCGAACTTGGTGCATCCCATCCCGACGATCGCGACGCGGTCCTTGATTCCTTTGCTTGCCATTGGTGGTTCTCCTCGGCCTTAACGCCTGGGGCGCGCTTTCCAGAAATAGTTGTTGACGCCGGCGGCGGTAAACAGCCGGCGAAACGTCATTTCGACTTCGTCGCCGATCGCGACCTTGTCGGGTTCGCAGTCGGTCATCTCGCACAGGAAGCGGCCGCCGCCGACGAAGTCGATCACGACGTTAACAGTCGGCGGATTCAGAGAATAGGCGAGGCGATCGATGGCGTAGGTGGCGATTTTCCCGGTACGGTCGGCGAATCCATAGGGCTCCATCTTGCCGCGCTGATGGCATTTCACGCAGACCAGTTGCGGTGGAAGCTGCGGCGTCCCGCAGTTGGTGCATCGCGAGCCGATAAAGCCGAACTTCCACTTCTCCGAGCGCATCATCGGCGGTCCCGCCGGCCGGTCGGGATCCGGGCGTCGCGGCGGCTCGGTGGGCAGAATTTCGCGCCACTTGAGATAGTTGGCGTAAGACACGTCGCCCTTGGACTCGATCATGCGGCCGACAGAACGCACCGGCTTGAAGCCGGCGTTGGCCGGCGTGACGCGGAGCAAAATCGCATCGGCGCCGTCGGCCACCGTCGCGACGAGTATCCGGTCGCCCGGCTTTGCCGACGGCAGCGCGGCCGCGAGCATCAGGCCCGCGTGCGCGGCGCCGGTTTGTCCGACCGTCAAGGCAAATGAATCGGAGAATTTGGCCGGGTCGATTTTGAGCGCACGCGCGATTTCGTCGGCCGCGCGGACGTTGGGCGCGTCGAGTATTACCTTCGACAGATCGCCCGGCGCGACTTTCGCCTTCTCCAGCACGTTCTTGATCACCGTGCCGAGCAGCGGAGAATGCGCCTGCGTCAGGGTGAAGCGCTCTTCCCACGAATGCGAAAAACGCTCGCCCTGCGCGCGCCAGCTGTCCAGGAACTCGCGCGTCAGCGAGGCGCTCGCCTCGATTTCGGCGATCACGTCCTGCGCACCGAGCACGAAGGCGACCGCGCCGTCGCCGGTCGTCTGCTCGGCCTTGCCCTCGGGCGCCGCCAGCCGGCAATCACCGATGGCGACGAGCGCGCGCTTGGCGCCGCCGCCGATCGCATCGGAGCCCTGCAGCAGGGCGGACAATCCGGCGCGGACCGAACCGCTCATATCCGATGCGCGAATTTCCGCCGGCAGCATCGCGGCTGCGCCGATCACCGCGGCGCTGAGTTTTTCCGCGTATGGCGGCGTCGTAGTTGCGAAGATGAGCGCCTGCACGTCGCCGGGCGGCGCCGCTTTCAGCGCATCGCGAACCGCCTCGACCGCCATCGATACGCTGTCTTCGTCGAAGCTCGCGATTGCGCGCTCGCCCCTGCCGGCGGGTGTGCCGAGGACGGCGGCGATCGCGGAGCGCTTGAGGCGTCGGTACGGAACGTATGAACCGTAAGAAACAATTCCAGCCATGACCGGCATTAAAGGCCGAGTCGAGCGGCGCCGTCAACCCAAACCGGCGCTCGGGCGTCGGGCGGCTATGAGCGACGCCTACGCGTTGCTCGACCTCGGCCGTCGCATGCGCCGTGGGAGCCGTCGCGATGCGATGGCGGCCGCAACGCGTTCGTAACAATAGCCGCAATCTTGACGACGCGATCGCGCTGCATGCAGTCGCTCGGCTGCTTCGCATTGGTGAGCCGAGTCGAGCGGCGGGCGCTATGCAAATGGCGGGGGATTCGCGACTCGCTGCTAACTTTTTGCGAATCGCAAAGAGTAAAGACTGCATCGGTCGAAAATTGTCCAATGAAATGAACGCTCGGGTCCTTGGCATCAGCCTTGCTCCACCTCTGCTGACGGCGAACTTTTACGGGAGGTGAGGAAGATGGCTGCTACCACGGTTAATCAGAGACTCGCAGGCTTTCAGCAGATAAGGGAGCAGACCGAGACTGCCGCTGCCGATCGTATTGCGCAAAACAGTCTGCTCAGCGAATTGCCCGGGGTGACGTTCGCATTCCTGACGCTGGCGTACATCGTTCTCTCGTTCGTGGGCCTCTAAATCGACGCATCGCATATCACGCAGGGGAAGGACCCGGTCGAGCGAATCGACTTCGATCGGCTTCCCGAAGCGTTCTCGAGTTGCTTCCTTGACAGATGCGCGCGTCGCGGCACGAACGCATGAGCGATTCGCACGTGCGGCTCGGCGAGGCAAAGGACAATCGAGCTGAAATCGCGCGCGGTTGGATCGATCGCGAGATCCGCGCGCGCGAAAGTGAGTTAGGAACATGATCATGATGATGGAAGCAGTATCTTTGCTGGCGGGAGTGGCTATTGCGATTGTGATAATCGCGGGCCCCGCCAAGCCCTACTACAAGAGACCAAGGGCCGAGCGGTAGTCCCGGCCGGCCATACCTGCATCCGGCGGCGGCGCCGCAAGCGGCTTTGCCCGTCTGCGGGGCGGAGTGCGAATTGTGTTCGTGGCTCCGCCCCGCACTCGTTTTTCCTCGCGCCGCATTCTAAACTCACACCCGGGCCGGGGAGGTGCGAGATGAAGCGACTTGCGCTCAACCTGATTGCGTTCGCGTGCGCGATTGCGGCGCCGCATCTCGCGTGCGCGCAGGCGACTTGCCCTCCGACCCTCGCCGTCGAACAGAAAACCTCGGCGCCGGCTCCGGACTGGACCGTTACTTACTCCGGGTACGATACCGCGATTGCGGGCGTCACTATCTTCGAGGGTCCACCCGCCGAGCAAGCATCGCTGGTGCCCGACCGCGAGCAAACGACCAGCGACACCGTCATCCAAACCTGGAAATTGGCGAAAAGCGATCGCGGTTACTGGCTGCAGTGCGAGTATGCGAATACCACGGCGCAGGTCTTCCGGCGCTTGCCGGTGAATGTCTCGCGCTGCGAGGTAACCTACGAGCGCAACGTTCGCTTCGGCGGCGAGGGCCGCCGTGTAGTCAAGCGCGTGAACTGCGAATAGCCAATCGCCAATCGATCGGCGATCCTATTACTCTCTCGATAGTATATCGCGGTAGATGCGATAACGCCGCGCATACTCCACTGAGTAGTCCTTGCTACAGGTTCCCGCCGGCTACTGCCTAATCCTTACTTCTCGCGAGCGGTCTTTCCCGCGGATTTTTTTCATCCGCCGAATTTGCGCGAGCGGTGACCAGCGCCGCCATCGCGGCGAAGCGCTCCTGGCCGACTGCGATGAACAGTCCCTCGGCTTCCGCCGTCAGCAGACCGTTCGCTGACAGCGTTCCGTGGGTGAATATCTTGCGCCCCTCGACGCGATCGACGTACGCCTCGAAGGTAAGCTCGGTCAGCAACGGCGTCGGCCGCCGGTAACGAATCGTAAGCGTCCCCGTCATGCCGGGATTACCCGTCAGCGACTGCGCCATTCCAAGCACTTCGTCAAACGCGGCGGCGAGAAATCCTCCGTGCACGTGCCCCGGCGGACCTTCATATGCGACGCCGAAGGTCCCGCGCCCCTCGACCCTGTCGCCGAGCACGGCCAGCCGAATCGGCGGCGCAAGCGGATTTGCGATTCCGATCAGCGGGCTGTGATCGAAGAACGCACGCGGGTCGCCGGCGTTGGCGCTCTCGGCAAACCCCTCGTAGCTGCGCGAGATCGGATATTTCGACAACCGCCGGGCGTAGCGCTCCAACGCGTCGGCGGCGGCTGACAAGTCTTCCTCAGGCGCGGCGACCTGCACCAAATGGTCGATCACGCGGCGCATCGCGTTGGCCAATCGATGCGCCTGGGCGCGGCGTCCGGTCGCTGGCGCCTGGCTGATCGCCCACGCGGCTTCGAAATTCACATTTTGATCGCTCATCTTCCTCAGCCGACATCGATCGGAAACTGCTGCGAACTTTTCCCGATGGTAGCTGTCGCTTCGCGGTCAATCTACGGCGCAGTCGCTGAAACGCAACAGCACGTCTTCGAGTATAATATATGGGAACCAGCGATGCGGACCCGTACCCTTATATTATTTGCGCTCGCCTGCGGACTGGCTTCGATTGGGATTCGATCCGCGCGCGCGCAAACAATCCTCGAGGTTCCCGGACCCGCGCAGCAGAATCAGCCGTACGTTCCACCGCGTCCGGCGCCGCCGCCGACCACGTGGGCGCCCTCCGGGGCCGATAACGGTGACACGATTCAACTGCTGCCGCAGGAATTGTGGAGGCCTGCGCCCGCGCCGCCCCAAGCCGTCCCACCTCCCCCGCCTGCTCCCGTGAACGCCGCGCCGATGACGGCGCAAGCGCTTCCTGCTCTGCCTGCGGTGTTCCGCGGATGCTGGGAGGGACAGGTGAATCAACTCGATTGGATCAGGCGCGAACCGGGCGCACACAAAATCGGTTTCTGGACCCCGAAGATCTACCGGCTATGCTACAAACGCGTCGGCGATCAGCCGTTCACGCTCACGTTTACCGAGACCGGCGTCGCGCCGAGCGAGAAGATTATAAATCCGCATGGCAGCGTGGCGCCGATCGCGACCGACGGCCGCGCCTACGCGTCGATGCGCGCGCGCTTGCATTTCGACGAATACAGAGCTCGCGCCGACGCCTGGTCACCGACGGCAACGTTCGCGGTTGACGAAACCACCAACCTCGACTGCCGCATCGGCGGCGACGACATGATGGTCAACGCCGACGTGTACGGCACGCGCGACGGCGAGCCCTGGTTCCGCGCGCACTGGCGCGCGGACTTTCACCGCTTCGGGAATTAGCCCCGCGCGCATTGGCGCGACCTTGCCACAGCACTCAAGCGTCGAGCCGACCCCCCGTTAGCAGATTGGCGCTTGGAGCACCTGCCTGGATTTCCTGGACCGGATTCCATCGGTCATCCAGAAATTGGCTCGAAGCGCCATTGACCGTCTTCTGCGCGCGCCTTCCGAACGCATCGTACACAAAGCCGGACGTGCTCGACCCGGTCATCCCCTCCAGATGGTTCTGATTGCAGCCCGCTTCATTTCATCGCATCAATTCGACAGCAATTCTCGCAGCCGCTCCAATTCTGCTCCAGATGGAGCTTTCGGGAGGGAAAAGCCTGCGCCTAGCCCTGGCATTGCCCGCTGGCCACCATTACGAACAACCAATGGCCCAAGATAACATAATAGCCAAACTCTATTGCAAAAATGCTATAAAATGCCAATTGCAAGGTAAGTGCAATTCTTCGGTATTTCCGGATCGCTTCGATGTGTCCCGGAGCGACCTCATCCTGCCAGCCCTTGGTCAAAGGGAGCAAGATGAAGAACCTCGTCCGGATCGGAAGCCGCCTGAACGACTCCCTCGGAAACGGAGGCGCTGCTCGGTACAACAAAAAGCCCAGAAGCATGTAAGAAGCGATACTGAGGAGCCCGAGAGCTATGCCGGCACGTAGAAAAGGTCTCATGCCGTTCGAGCAAAGGATGAGGAAAAGCGGCTTCATAATGGAGAAAGAACCCCCACAGCATATCCCCCAGCGCCACATACTACGGCCCCAATGCCTCCTGTAATAGCCATGTCCTCTCTAAGAGATACCTCCTGCTTTATGTCGTTCAGTCTTTGCGCCTCTTTCTTATCGATCTTGCACTTCAGGTCTACGATCTGATCGGGGTCATCAGTGTTATTGACTTGGTCCCACAGATTGCCAATGTCCCGATTAAGGCTGTTAACGTTCACGGCTAGTTGATCTATTTCGAGAGAAATCTGTAGATAGTCGATAATGCCCGCAATTAAACAACCGCCAAAAACAATTCCATAGCCTATCGGGCCTCTTCCGTACCCATCGCGAAGGCTAACCGGATCGTTGCGTACATACCCATAGAGATTCGGGTCGCCGCCAGCGAAACCGATCGGGTCCTGCGCGATGAAACGTTGCAACGTCGGGCTGTAGTAACGGGACCGATAGTAGTCCAGGCCCGTCCCGTCGTTTTCTCGGCCGGTGAACTGATAAGAATTGCCGTTCGACGCGCCGCTAGTAGTCGTGCTACCGAAAGGCTCGTAGCCGTATTCGGTCTGGATAGCGCCGGTCGTATCGGTCAGGGCGAGTGTGCTGCCGAGGATGTCGGTCAGATAGTCGCGCGCGCCGGCGGGGTCTGTGCGCTGGAAGCGCTCGTCGATCCTGAGCCCGGTCAGCAGATTCGCGCTCGGCGTGCCTCCCTGGACTTCCTGGACCGGATTCCACCGGTCATACAGAAATTGGGTCGAAGCGCCATTGACCGTCTTCTGCGCGCGCCTTCCGAACGCATCGTACACAAAGCCGGCCGTGCTCGACCCGGTCATCCCCGCCAGATGGTTGCGCGCATCCCACGCATACGTATTCGTACCATCGTTCCCCAGGTTGCCGTTGGCATCGTAGCTCAGCGGTGTTCCGTTGAAAGCGGTCATCTCGTTGTCCGCGTTGAACGTGTTGCCCGTCACAGGCTGCGGCAGCACGACCTGCGCGAAACTCCCGGTCTTCCCGATCACGCGCCCGTCGGCGTCGTAGTTGTATTCGAGGTCTCCCACCGCATTCCCCGCCAGCGTCCAGGTCATTCCCTTCACGTGCGAGTCGCTGTCGTAAGTGTACGCCACCACGATGCCGTTGGGCAGCGTCAGCGATGTGCGCCGGTTCGCGTTGTCATAGTTCAGTGAAACCGACGTGCTTCCCTGGGTAATTCCAGTCAGCCGGTTCGCATTATCCCAGGCGTAGGATACCTGCGGTTGTCCTGCGACCGTCATTGTCTGCCGTCGGTGGGCTGCGTCGAATGTATAGCTGACCTCGCCTTGCTGGGTCTGCTCGTCGGTGAGGTTATCCAGCAGATCGTACGTCCGTGCGATCGTTCCCGCAATCGAGTCGGTCGCCCCGGTCAGGCGATCGCCGCCATCCCAACTGTAGGAAACCGTGCTCTCGTAGCTGCTGCCGCTCTTGCCGAAGCCCGCGAAGATGCGGCGGTTGAGTCCGTCGTACTGGTAGGCCGTAACCTTGCCGCGGCGATCGGTATGCTGAGTCAGGTTACCCTTGCCTCGGAAGAGGAGACAGAGGAAGTACCCTGAGTGATCCCGTAGGGGCTAGTCGCCACCGGGCGTCCATCAGCGCAAGCAGCTTCCGAAATTGTCTTTGAGCCAATTAAAAAGCGAATTTGACCAAATCCCGTCGAAATTCATCGGCTCATCATTGACTGCCCCGTGGCGACCGCTCCTGTCGAAATAAATTGACCCGGCTCTTGTTCCATCTTCGTTGTAAAATATAAGGCCCCACCGTAGGTCCACGGGCGTTTCCCGACTTTCAGTGGTCAAAGATTTCAGTGCCGCCACGAGATCCGTTCGATAGGGATTTCCTCTGATATCACCTATTGTGACCTTATAGACGAAGTGATCTTCTAATCGCTTAGAGTCGATTCGTATTGGCGACTCCACATATCCGGGCACCTGCACGATTTCGACCTTGAAAACTTGATAGTTTTCCAAGGCCTTCTCTATCGCATTAACTACCGATTGAGCTTGATCGCCCCCTGCCTTAGCTTCCACACAGACTAGCAAAAGCATGCAGACCACCGTAAACCAAACTAACGCTCGTGATTTCATGCCTACCTGGAGGTCGGACCAGGGACCCAGTAAGGGCTACCACCATGATCAGTGCGCGTGTCTTCGCCCAACGTATCGGCCGCGCTACTCTCGGGACCGGTGATGACGCGCTCCTCTTCCCAATTGTCGTATTGGTCGGAGGGAATCCAACCCGTCAACTGGTCCAAGAGGCTATTGTCAGCGTGAGCCATTTCGTGGCCGAGCATCAAGGCCGGGCTCTGCCTACCTTTATTCGTACAACGATTTCCGGAGTGAGGATCCCACTGGATTATATGGTTCCACGAGTCATAGGAATCGACACTATTGTTGTTAAACATGATATTGTAAATAATCGAGGAGGTATTGAGATCTTGAATGATTTGGTTCATCCCGGGATCTTGACTGAGATATGATGTCGCTTGATTGTACTCGCCTTGTTCGACAGGACCTCCGATCACATTGATTATCAGTCCCGACGGATCTATCCAGTTAAGGGGGCTGTTGGAGACATACGCATATAAATTCAAGTCGCCGCTGCGAATTCCGATCGGATCCTGCGCGATGAATCTCTGGAACGTCGGGCTGTAGTAGCGGGCCCGGTAGTAATCCAGGCCGGTGCCGTCGTTTTCGCGGCCGGTATATTGATAGGAATTTGTACTTGCCGCACCGATCGAGGTCCCGTTGCCGAAAGGCTCGTAGGCGTACTGGGTCTGGATCGCGCCGGTCGAATCCGTCAGCGCCAGTGTGCTGCCGAGGATGTCGGTCAGGAGGTTCGCCGTGCCGGCGGGGTCTGTGCGCTGGAAGCGCTCGTCGATTCTGAGCCCGGTCAGCAGATTCGCGGTGGGCGTGCCTCCTTGGATTTCCTGCACCGGATTCAGCCGGTCGTAGAGAAACTGGGCGGTGTTTCCCGCCACATTTTTGCTCATCCGGCGTCCGAACCCGTCGTAGATAAAGCTTGCATTCGCTCCGCCGCTCATTGCAGTCAACTGATTGCGCGCGTCCCAAGTGTAGGTGTTGGTCCCGTCATCGGTTAGATTACCGTTCGCGTCGTAGTTCAGTGGCGTTCCGTTGAAAGCGGTCATCTCGTTGTCCGCGTTGAACGTGTTGCCTGTCACAGGCTGCGGCAGGTTGGTCTGCGCGAAACTCCCGGTCTTCCCGATCACCCGCCCGTCGGCGTCGTAGTTGTATTCGAGATCTCCCACCGGATTCCCCGCCAGCGTCCAAGCCATTCCTTTCACGTGCGAGTCGCTGTCGTAAGTGTACGCCACCACGATGCCGTTGGGCAGCGTCAGGCTCGTTCTGCGATTCGCGTTGTCATAATTGAGCGACACCGAGGTGCTCCCCTGGGTGAGCCCAGTCAGCCGGTTCGCGTTGTCCCACGCGTAGGAGACCTGCGGCTGCCCCGCGACCGTCATCGTCTGTCGGCGGCGGGCATCCGCAGGCC
Proteins encoded in this window:
- the kdpA gene encoding potassium-transporting ATPase subunit KdpA, with amino-acid sequence MLSNSVIQLIAFFLIVTAISVPLGLYMARVFSNERTFLDPVLSPIERLIYRVCGINPGVEMGWAGYAVSMLAFSLISMIFLYALQRLQYYLPLNPQGLAGVPAGLAFNTAASFTTNTNWQAYSGEQTLSYLTQMVGLTSHNFLSAAAGIAMAAAVIRGFARRSAKTIGNFWVDLIRATLWVLIPISVIFALVLVWQGVPDNFSPYVNATTLEGASQTIAEGPVASQEIIKELGTNGGGFMNANSAHPYENPTPLTNLIEMLAIFSIGAGLTHTFGKMVGDRRQGWALFAVMSILFLAGAATAIRAEQHGNAQFSKIGIDQHASATQSGGNMEGKEVRFGIVESALWATVTTDTSCGAVNSMHDSYTPLGGLVPMVNMQLGEVIFGGVGSGLYGIIVMAVLAVFIAGLMVGRTPEYLGKKIEAREMKLAMLYVLIFPAVILIPTALATVLPAGLSGISNPGPHGFSQILYAYTEAGANNGSAFGGLNANVPFYNVSIAIVMLLGRFMMAIPALAIAGSVAAKKSTAASAGTFPTDGVPFVFLLIGVIVIVGALTFFCAVALGPIVEQLLMTSGKLF
- the kdpF gene encoding K(+)-transporting ATPase subunit F, yielding MSPVETILGGVCAVLLGAYLIYALIHPERF
- a CDS encoding HigA family addiction module antitoxin, encoding MSTTRANAETQIPQGFLHPSVARHFKMHHAFQCKFHRNCRHAIRKPLDFLSERSSIIIRENTTMARQKREIPPVHPGEILSEEFLRPLGLSMNQLALALRVPGNRINAIVAGQRAITADTALRLGRYFGTSPQFWINLQAGYDLENTKDKLAARIDREVRPRERAA
- a CDS encoding acetyl-CoA acetyltransferase — encoded protein: MASKGIKDRVAIVGMGCTKFGELWDKGTEDLLVDAAYQAYESAGVEPNDVDAYWLGTMGSGISGLTLSEPLKIQYKPVTRVENMCATGSEALRQACYAVASGAFDIAMAIGVEKLKDSGYSGLVINNPPNDGTEGSMTAPASFSLLAPAYFKKYGLDPDKGKDVLTRIAWKNHKNGAKNPKAQFQKEVSLEAIKNSPKIADPLGIMDCSGVSDGSAAAIVVRAEDAHKYCKNPIYIKALSFIAGPAEGPLSQDYDFTTFREVVASAKDAYAQAGITNPREQISMAEVHDCFTPTELVLYEDFGFSPRGTAWQDVMDGFFDLEGKLPVNPDGGLKSFGHPIGASGLRMMYEMWLQLRGEAGPRQIKNPKLGLTHNLGGAPGRCVSFVSVVGSQIG
- a CDS encoding OB-fold domain-containing protein; protein product: MAGIVSYGSYVPYRRLKRSAIAAVLGTPAGRGERAIASFDEDSVSMAVEAVRDALKAAPPGDVQALIFATTTPPYAEKLSAAVIGAAAMLPAEIRASDMSGSVRAGLSALLQGSDAIGGGAKRALVAIGDCRLAAPEGKAEQTTGDGAVAFVLGAQDVIAEIEASASLTREFLDSWRAQGERFSHSWEERFTLTQAHSPLLGTVIKNVLEKAKVAPGDLSKVILDAPNVRAADEIARALKIDPAKFSDSFALTVGQTGAAHAGLMLAAALPSAKPGDRILVATVADGADAILLRVTPANAGFKPVRSVGRMIESKGDVSYANYLKWREILPTEPPRRPDPDRPAGPPMMRSEKWKFGFIGSRCTNCGTPQLPPQLVCVKCHQRGKMEPYGFADRTGKIATYAIDRLAYSLNPPTVNVVIDFVGGGRFLCEMTDCEPDKVAIGDEVEMTFRRLFTAAGVNNYFWKARPRR
- a CDS encoding STY0301 family protein; translated protein: MKRLALNLIAFACAIAAPHLACAQATCPPTLAVEQKTSAPAPDWTVTYSGYDTAIAGVTIFEGPPAEQASLVPDREQTTSDTVIQTWKLAKSDRGYWLQCEYANTTAQVFRRLPVNVSRCEVTYERNVRFGGEGRRVVKRVNCE
- a CDS encoding PaaI family thioesterase, whose translation is MSDQNVNFEAAWAISQAPATGRRAQAHRLANAMRRVIDHLVQVAAPEEDLSAAADALERYARRLSKYPISRSYEGFAESANAGDPRAFFDHSPLIGIANPLAPPIRLAVLGDRVEGRGTFGVAYEGPPGHVHGGFLAAAFDEVLGMAQSLTGNPGMTGTLTIRYRRPTPLLTELTFEAYVDRVEGRKIFTHGTLSANGLLTAEAEGLFIAVGQERFAAMAALVTARANSADEKNPRERPLARSKD